A single window of Labrus mixtus chromosome 23, fLabMix1.1, whole genome shotgun sequence DNA harbors:
- the cited1 gene encoding cbp/p300-interacting transactivator 1 — translation MTSLLLPGTAHAAMKDLSSSSSPLSSLLHYPSSKTSAVTFSSPSSGTASSSPGSTLSSAKPQPFCLQTGPHLIASMQLQKLNSHYQNLAGASAGHQATGGAQRGFGASPLSTGNQLLGPSGGGMGVGIGMGNQTSGPGAIIDFDPVDEEVLMSLVVELGLDRANELPELWLGQNEFDFMSDVPAGC, via the coding sequence ATGACCTCACTGCTGCTCCCTGGCACTGCCCACGCTGCGATGAAggacctctcctcctcctcctctcctctcagctccctGCTCCACTACCCGTCCTCCAAAACCTCAGCCGTGACATTCTCTTCTCCGTCTTCCGGCACCGCCTCCTCCTCGCCGGGATCGACGCTGTCTTCGGCCAAACCTCAGCCCTTCTGCCTCCAGACGGGCCCACATCTCATCGCCAGCATGCAGCTACAAAAACTCAACTCGCACTACCAGAACCTCGCCGGGGCTTCTGCGGGACACCAAGCAACCGGCGGTGCTCAAAGAGGGTTCGGGGCCTCGCCGCTGAGCACGGGGAACCAGCTCCTGGGGCCGTCCGGAGGCGGGATGGGTGTCGGCATCGGCATGGGGAACCAAACCTCTGGTCCGGGTGCAATTATCGACTTTGACCCGGTGGACGAGGAGGTTCTGATGTCGCTGGTGGTGGAGCTCGGATTGGACCGAGCCAACGAGCTGCCCGAGCTTTGGCTGGGCCAGAACGAGTTTGACTTCATGTCGGACGTACCGGCGGGATGCTGA